The genomic region aagaacAAATAAACTTATTAAAAATACGTCTAGAATGAATATAATATATCTAAACAATCAtttgtctaagttcattcttgatgtaaaaatagattttattaatttatatattttaaatatttcaatttatgTCCACGTGACATATTGAGTGGCAACCATACGTCACCATTGGATTGGCTATTAATGCCATGTCAACCTAAACTAACGGTGTTAGTACGGAGGTAACGGAGGTACCAATTTAAGTGACGGAATACAAGTTTGAATAccaactaaattaaaaaaaattcaagtaccAATTAGATACTTTTGAATAAGTTTTGAGATAAATTATGTATTAACTTAAACCAATAAAAATTGGAAATGAAGaggtttatatttttaaattaagtacAAGCTATAGTAATTTTTTAagttataatattataaattattatttttatatattataaaggtTTATGGAAGTTAAAGATGCAAATTCTAATTATTCTTTTTATTGTAATTTAAGCTGTTGGTCAGCTTACCTCTTATAGATGACTAGAATAAATCAAAAGTTACTGTTGTGGACAACTATTAAAGTTACCACGAATATCACGaattcattttcttttaaataaaaaaattatggtgaaggtttttttattttaaaattttaaaaattacgaTAGTGTTTAGAAAGTTATTTAATAATTAGATTTGAGTAGAGGTGAGTaaaatttgattcgattcgaaaaactcgataaaatttttaaattttgaattaaatagttcgagttatttgagttaatcaagttatttggattaactcgaataaaaaaaataagtttttcGATTTAACTCGAATGTGAATTACATAATTTGAGTTATCTgaaaatccgaataagaaaaggcaaaactatatcattttgataaatgtttacttttttaaagttaaaaatcaaaaccattaagttaaaaggtaaaattatgttgttttgataaatatttactaattaagttaaaaggcaaaaccattatattgtttatgcttttaaataattttatatttcgtTTCCTAGTTAAATAATCAGTTCATGTAAGTGCAACATTGAGTACAAAaaataggattcgttaactcgactcaacttgactcgaaattttttgactcaaTTCGATccgattcgaaaaaaattcaaattgagtttggttgctaaaataggattcgtcaactcgactaactcgaaattttttgactcgtcCGACTCAActcgatcgaatgctcaccctTAGATTTGAGTATATATTGCTTGTAATTATACAAGATGACGTGTTTTTGTAACTATTGTAATTGTTAGGTTCCATCAAATTCCAATTACACTTTTCAATTCTTAAGGGAGAGTGAGAATTGGAATAATTATAtccaaattcaaattttaaaatttttttgtaaaattatattataagccTGAACACATATAAGTGTTTGGGATGGATAATATGAACAAAAATCTCTTATATTAAAAAtcctaaaaaaatttaataaggttaaaaaattaattatttaaattctaaaagattttAGAGCTAAAAAGTACACTGTtacaaaagttataaaatatttatttatcagaaattatggtataatataaatataacatatttttatattataaaataaaatacttattcataaaaaatattataattttttatcattatttatttataaaataagtttctaaagttttgaaaaaatattatttataagaagtgGTATGAAAGTTTTggacaatttataaaatttttttataataattatatatcataaattttatattatttttaatttaatttacatattataaaagGAACATAACTTAGAATAAATCTTTCTCAAAATTAACTTTATATAAGTTTTTATAGTTAAAGCTGCAAACTATTTGGATTATGAACTCAAATATTATAAAGTCAATACTAATTATGCAAATAGAAAATGATTTCATGCACCATATCATGTAGTATGATACCACATTTGAGAGAATGGTGTTACAAGCACTGTAGACAACTCACAAAAACTTTCAATATAAACATTCAAGGCTTTAAAATGTGGTTGAGAAGATATTTGTTATTCTAAAAAAACATCTCATCTTTAACATCACCTTGGTATAGTGTATATGGATAAAAAAACAAGGTTGAATTGTTTTAGCATATTGCGTATTTCATAACTTAAATTATAGGTGGAATTGAGATGATTCATATTTTTTGAAGTGTAATCTTGATAATCTTAATGATGCAGATTCAACTTTAGATGATGATGAATTCAGTCAAAGACCAACAAGTGATGATAAagaacatatttaaaatattaaagagGGAATAAGCGAACAAATATGAACTagaacaattagataaaattgaatatgatgtttatttttcttaCTATATTTATTAGTAATAGTATTATCAACTACATTTTAGACTAACATAatacatatgatgatttgattttagtttttattacttgattagaaattatttttatcatactaataaatatttatagtatttaatattttttgaaaatatatattatgtaactataaaattataattaaatgcgACTAAACATGACATATGAAATTACAATGTAATTACACTTTATGTGCCAAACACATCTAAGAAATTACAATTCTTTGTAACTATAAGAGAATACCCTAAGAATTGCACATTCATTCAATTATTTTGTGCTATCTAAACAAacctaaatattttaattttttataaatactaaatttatattaaaacagTGTttgttaattaataaaattaactaCCGAATAATTGTgggtttttaaaataataaaactcttTTTTTGGTTTTGCTTGAATATTGTACGATAACTGCACATAGTCTTTCTTCAGTTTACGATCAGTGGCTGTATTCCCTATTAATTAGGTTAAAAGTCAAGTCCTTGTATTGCAAATAGATGCTAAGACTTCAATTGAGTccctaaataaaattaataatcaattttcattattttaattcacATCATAAACCGTATCTTCATAATTGGGTTAAATTTCTAAATTTGACAACTATTCTCGTATTaggattaatttttttttttggttcaagATTAAGGCTTAACTTAGTAATTGTTTCCATATTGGAGCCTGACCTAGGTAATTGTTTTCATATTAGAGCATGAACTTGGTAATTATTCCTATATTGGGGCCTGAATTTTAGGATTTTGAAGGACTAATTTGTTAAGTTCATAGCTAAATttggataaaattagaaaaaattggGAAGCTTATTGTTTAGTATTTATAAAAAAAGAATATTTATAATTGATTGAGGTTTAATTAAATTGAGaagtatttatttcaaaattctaatTTCGATTTGATGATTATAAGAAGAAAGAAGTCTTAAAAACCAGATTATTTCCCAAATGTAAAATTAACatgaataaaacaaagaaatccGATAAAACCTGTGGGCAAAACATGACTGAGTTTATTTCACACAGTGTAGGGACGCGCGTGGAGTCAGCGATTGTCATTTGCCACGCATttgaagaataaaaaaaaatggaaataTCCAAGAATGTTGTCGAACGTGTGAACATGGTCGGCGGCCCGTTAGTTTTCTTTTAACGCCGTGCagttcaaatataaataaaaggacACTGCACCTTTTCGAGAAACCGTTACCGTTATAATTATCGCCTAAAAAGAAAAGTATTCCGTTACATCCTCCCCCTTTCTCTCCTATAAATAGAAGACTCAGTTGCTTGTTTCTTTGTTTTTCAATTTCAAACTTTGAAAAAGATTTAAAAACTAAAGTCCAAGTCTTAGTGAAAGAAtaagaaatttatttatttattcattcatttGGAGCTTTGGGTTTTGATTATTGATTCCTCAGAAACAAGAATTTCAAGGTAAATTTTGGgaaattagtattaaattgaatttttgttcatgttttctttcgaATTCTTTGCTGATCAATTGGATTTTATTTGAGTTAGTTTTTTTAAGCTTGTTTCTGGGTTTCATTTTAGCTGTATTAGTTCTCTGGGAAATGAAAAGGAAGTAAGGGTTGAAGCATCTTTGTTAATTTAAGTGCTTTCATTTTGTCCCCACTAATTCTCTGTAAACAACAGCTGTTGATTAgtaggttttatttatttattttttctttttgattaGAAGTTGTCGAGGAAACTTATGTctgcaacttatgcaaaaattCTATTGAATTCAGTTTAAGTACAAGATTTTCCCTTTGcgtcaatttcttttcttgcGGGTGATAGTTTAGCTGTTTATGATTCGAGAAATTTATTGTATATGATCAGCATGTCTTTGTTTTGCATTTTATATATCTGGACAGAGTTTTTACATTGTTGAATGTTGATCGAGCTATTTTTTATTGTGTTGATATAGTATTAGCGACCaagaaatcataaattaatcataaAGATTTTTTTGACCATGCATGTAGTCATCAACCTAAGAGATTACTGTTTACTATTTACAATAGATTGTCCACCaagaaattatgatttgattctTAGTATCTAGGTTCTTGGCATAGAATATATTTATGCACATGGGTTTAGCTCTTCAATTTGGacttctttctctctttctctttaAGTTTTGTTTGCCATCTGCACAACTGTGAGCAATAACTTAAATGTTCCttgcatttttttcattttgcagGTCAATTTTGTTTTTGAAGGCATAACTTCTATTATAGTGTTGAAGTTTCTTATAGTTGTTGTGAAAAAGTGGTTGACAATCCTGTCCAAAGCTGCCTATAAATTTTCTGAGATCTCTTCATCGAGTTGGAAAGCTGATGTCAAACTCATAGCATGGACTCACACCAGCTTTTTGGATATGGTGTGACTGGTGCAGGCCTATCCTACTCAACTTTTCCTTCAATACCTAATAGGCTGTTTAGTTCTTTGAAATCTGATATAGGAAACTCACCCAACTCACCATTTTTTACTCCATTTGATTGTGATACCAACACTACGTTGAGTGACAGTCAGGAGCAGCATAGCTCTACTGAGAATCTCTCAGGACTGAGCCCTTCTTGCAACTCTTCGCTTGAATCTAACACTTATTTCCATCGGTTGAGTCCCTCTCTGGACTGCAGGAGTGAAAGCTTATTGTTCAGTTCTGGTGGAACTTCTTACACGCAAGATGCAAATTCTGGCCACAAAGTAATATACACTTTGCAGGAATTGGAGACCGCACTTATGGCACCTGATGAGAATGAAGACTTAACCACCCCTAGTGTTTCCTATGGAGAAAGTAGTAGACCACAGACAGCAGGCCAGCGATCTAGAGCATGGAGTCAGGAGTGCCAAGGATCTTTGGCACTTCTGCCTCAGACATCCTTCGTCTCTAAGCATAGGCAATCGACTGAAGTTTCTCATGTTGAAAAACGCCAGAAATCAATAGAGGATTTCTCTTGGCGGGGTATTCCACCCGGCAATCTGAAGCAGTTGCTGATTGCTTGTGCTAAAGTTCTCTCTGAAAACAATATGGATGAATTTGATAAGTTGATTGCGAAGGCCAGGGGTGCTGTCTCTATCAGTGGGGAACCGATCCAGCGTCTTGGTGCTTACATGGTGGAAGGGTTGGTGGCAAGGAAGGAAGCATCAGGGTCTAGCATATATCGTGCCCTTCATTGCAGAGAGCCTGAAGGCAAGGACTTGCTGTCCTACATGCAAGTCCTGTATGAAATCTGCCCGTACTTAAAGTTCGGGTACATGGCAGCCAATGGAGCCATTGCTGAAGCATGCCGAACCGAAGATCGCATTCACATTATTGATTTCCAGATTGGTCAGGGAACACAATGGATGACTCTCTTGCAGGCACTTGCAGCTAGACCAGGTGGAGCTCCTCATGTCCGGATTACAGGAATTGATGATCCTCTTTCTAAATATGCTCGTGGTGGTGGATTGGAAGCTGTTAAAAGACGTTTGGAAGCACTATCTGAGAAGTTCAGTATTCCAGTTGAGTTTCAGGGAATGCCAGTTTTTGCACCAGATATCACAAGGGACATGCTTGATGTCAGGCCTGGGGAGGCTCTGGCTGTCAACTTCCCTCTGCAGCTCCATCACACCCCTGACGAGAGCGTTGATGTGAACAATCCTAGGGATGGGCTTCTACGAATGGTAAAGTCACTGTCTCCCAAGGTTACCACATTGGTAGAGCAAGAATCAAACACGAACACGGCCCCTTTCCTCCCCAGGTTCATAGAGACTCTCGAGTACTACTTGGCAATGTTCGAGTCCATAGATGAAACACTGCCAAGGGACAGAAAGGAACGAGTTAACGTGGAAGAACATTGCCTGGCCAGGGATATTGTGAATATCATTGCTTGCGAGGGAAAGGAGAGGGTTGAGCGTCATGAACTCTTTGGTAAGTGGAAGTCTAGATTAACAATGGCAGGATTTCGACAATACCCTTTAAGCTCTTATGTCAATTCCGTGATACGAGGCTTGCTGAGGTGTTACTCTAAACATTATACGCTGGTAGAGAAGGATGGTGCTATGTTGTTGGGGTGGAAGGATAGGAACCTTATATCAGCTTCTGCTTGGCACTGTGACAGCTGAGTGAGATTCATACAAAGGTAGAAACGAAATAAtcagttgattttttttaataggTGACGGATGATAAGATAACTTCATCCCATGGTACTAATGGACGATGATAGTGTTATTAGTATCAGCTGTTGAAATATGTTGAATAACATCCCTATGATCCAAAAGGGTGACATTTTCTCATACCATTAGGCAATCACCACGGTTCCCCTTTGttcatttgtttttttcttcATAGGATTCAATGTATGTGTAAGAAAATTGAGGGATGCATTCTTTTCAGGTTTATGAGTCAATGTATGTAACACAGTCCACATGTATCCCCTGTATTCTACAGTATATATTAATAGATAGATAGAGAAGACCAGATAGTTGCTTATTCATTGTTTTTATGAATTTGCATACACTTCCGCTGGGCTGATCAGCATACGCCCAAGACTGTATATTTCACTTGTCCAACCCAAACGAATATCAATCATGCATTAATGGTTAAAATCAAAGATCAGTATAGAATCTGACCGTTTCCTACAAATGTACTCACTTGAAACGTAGTCGGTAGCAGGACATTAAAAACGTGCGTGAAATCATGGCCATCAAATACTATTTGGCTAGCGGAATCACAATTATGTGGATGGCAATCAAGGCCACCAAACCCTGTGTACTCTTTTGGATATGACATAAGAGACGAGAAAAATAATTACCTCTTTTTAAGTCatatcaattaaaataattttgcaTTTATATCTGTTAGGAATTGTTATTTATGGCTCCTCTTCCATTTTCATAAATATATTGGATAACATAAATTTCACgttttcaaatttaaataatgACAAAATTATGCATCTTAAGACACTCGGCTCTGCCTATACTAATACGAATTTAACCATTTTTTATCCTTCATCAAAATTGAATCTATAACTAAGATTAAAACATCACTTTCATTATAAAAATGATACAATTCCCCCTCCCCCCTTTTTACCATTATCACTTTCTTTATACATACGTACAAAATCCTGTATACATTAAATATTGAATTTAGATTGAACCTTAATTCGGTCATATGATATTATAAGAAGCCgtgaaattttatattaaaaatatattaatattataattgatGAAGCGTCAAGGCATCCACTTATTATAATACTAATATGTCATGAATGATTATTTCCTAAAATGCTTGTATACCCTACCTTATatgatttatatataaaatatataatagagGAGAGATCCACTTATACggtataaaataaaatgactTTACACATTTCAACAACTTTTGTATgactaatattttaataattagatTATCATATTTCATGTTTCATTCATGTAGATCATGTATATTAAGTTTGGagtaaattaaaatttctaactatttgttttatataaaaatttaatcattatatatatatatatatatatatatatatatatatatagtagtaTAGGCTATATTTTAGATTGACATGATAGAGACATTATATCGATTTAAGATTTTACATGCATGAcacaaatataattatattattaaatttaacattGAATTGGTAAAATATCAATCgtataaaaacatcaaaatgtgtaaaattattttagttttacaCTAGTGCAAATGGATCCCAGCTCTATAAATATATATCTATCTATTTATATATCAACTTTTGATTATCTAAAACTGTAAAATTTTGATATAACATTTAAATCTATCAAAATTTGTCATGTCAATTCTTTAAGAACAAAAAACTAGATGTGAAAATGTATCCGAATCCATCGATTGTTTGAAATCCATAAGTATCGTGTTTTGATATTCCAAATTAACATATAACTTTTAGAGAAAGGGACTCTTCATTTTTTGAAGATGAGATGATTCGTCAACCACGTCAGCTTTTAACGATTAAAACGGATGAATTTTTTGATAGAAATACTAATTTTCTCTTTGATCAAAGATACATGGATTAATCTATccattttttgaataaaaaaatgctaaaaactTCTACTAAAATGACTCATAActcacatatataatttaatcaatGATAAAAACTAAATACTTTCTCAGATTCACACCAAAGCGATTCATACATTTATGAATtaatgaaaaagttgaataggACACAGACTTGTGAAAAATACATAGGACAACAATCCATGCCTTGAATGATTCAATACCGACTTACCTGTAAATCCTAATGATATATAGGAGAACCATATAATCTTTCTTAATGTGTAACCTTTTCTCTATCGAAGTACCATTGGCTTGCCCAATCCGAATTCAAAATACCAAATTTATAAAATCTTAACAATCAATTAAAAGCAATAGAAAATCTATTTTGAAACTATTTGCTAGATTTAcaaaattttgatataaaatttaatatgtgAAGATTTGTAATGTAGATTAATAAAAAGTAGATATCaatatttatttgaatttattaattgatATATTGAAATATGAGTATTGTGATTTTAATCTTCAAAATTACTACATCACTTATAAAAAAATATGACTTTTTTTTCCTATAATGATGACAATGGAATGGGTCGGATTTTTGCTTGCCTAACTTCCATCTAAAGCTCTATCACCTTCACTTGATCCCAACCTGATCTTGACTTAAGAAAATATAACCTGCCCCGAATTTGATCCTAATCCTAACCTCAAAAATTGATAGAGAAATCGACTTAAATTTTATTGTTGATTGTTGAAAGCAATTCACTGACATGAATTTGTTTAGTAAATAGATCTTGCATCATACACTTATCAAACAGATTTTCATAATAAACTTTGCTCTGCTTGCCAACATATTTTtagtatatgtttatattttatgaCAAGAATGAAACCATAAACTTTAAGGAAGTGGCAATGTAACGGTCTGTTTAGTGGTGTAGGAAATAGTTATTTCGAGatcacaaatttgatgaataaattcataataattattatttaatttatatgagtctattataattttatattgaattttgactTGATGAATTTTAGCTAATTGAATAAATAGATAATTATAAGTAGTTTATTCGAAAGTTAAGTAGTTTCAAAAGTGAGATATCGGGACCTTGTTTTTGTAAATCgaacttgtaaatatttttattaaatatttattgagTTATTATTTAGGTATGTGAAGATTCAGTTTGAAAGTTTTAccatttaattagttaattaaataaaagggttaatttataaaagatgcaaaaCTTAAATCAGTATTGAATTATAATGATTAGATggcttaattattaaatgaggGGACTTATATGATATTTAGACCATAATATGTTTACATGGACGGTTAAGAGGTTATGTTTAATGTTATTGATGTTATTTTataaagggtaaaattgtaaattaataattaaagcataaacaaaatgaaagaaaatcTATCATCATCATCTTCCTTAGTGCCATTGACCACCGAAATTGGAAATTGAAGAACATCATAGCTTAGTTTAACATTCGGCCAATCACATAccattgcatgtaagtgattttcttATCGtaaattttacgtttttgaaattattgcagcttaatttagctaatcaacgactattttataaatttgttaaagattttggaaatttccattgatgaatgcaaGGTGTTTTTGtgattaaatgatgaaattgtaaTCTTGGTTGTTGATTAAGACtaatttataaagtgattttagttagttttaagttaaaggattaatttgataaaatattaaaattgacatgaaattcttgtgaattttgattaattatggGCTGTGTTAGTTTAAAAGAAAATTCGTTTAGCATGAAAGTGGGTGAAATTGTGATAAATTGAAAGTTttgggtttagggattaaattgtgagaaatgtaaaaatttaggaaaaatttataaaaagataaaaactaAATGAGTTGATAATGTttttgaaattgataaattgaatttaatcattatatagatcaagagttGAATCGTAAGGAAGATAATcgagaaaaagggaaaatcatGATTAGTTCCTATGAGTCAACTAAAAGCATAATCTAGGTAAGTCCGtagtataattatatatatgtgtaCTTATTTATAGCTTGTATTAATATGTGTTAGTTTAATTGTACTTAATGTGGAATTTTGATATTAAGttgtaaatttttaaatacaACAATTAAGTACAAGTGAGAAATGAATATTCAATAGTTGGTGAATAATATGGTTACGTGACATTGAAATGAATGTAATGGGTTTACAGCATGTGTACAAATATTATGGAAGTGCCTCTGATTTGGTAATGTGaggaattaaattaaaatgcTTGGTTGAACGTAGTAGACGATTAGGTGCCTCTGTTAGTATTTCGATGCTCTCTGGTGTGATTTAGAAAAAATTCGAGTATTTGAGTCAAGTTGTTATAGTTCAACGAGCCATGAAAATATATGTTTATGGTTAAATTATTCATTGAATTGGACTTATGTTTATTgagatgtttatatatatatatatatatgaaagaaTGAATTGCTTTGGTTTGAGCCATTGtgaattatgaattttaattgaATGTTTTGGTACTAATGATATGTGATTTTGGAAACGGTTATTAGGGTTTTAACAATTTAAGTTCATTTAGTAATCAATTATAAGGAAGGCTGGTATCTTCATTTCACAACAGAAGTATGCCCTAGATGTTCTAAGGAAATTTAGGCTGGAATTTTGCAAAAGAGTTGACTCACCAATGCCTTTAAACTTGAAGTTGTCAAAGAAAGATGGTGAGAAACTTTGTGATCCTTCAATTTACAGAAGCATAGTTGGAAGCTTACTTTATTTGACAGCAACATTGTTATCGAGGTTTATGAGTTCACCTTCTGATGTTCATTTGGGAGTTGCCAAGAGGGTTCTTAGGTATGTGAAGGGCACAACAAGTGAAAAGTTGAATTATTTAAAGGTAGGTAGTGTGAAGTTGACTGTTGGGTAGGGAGTTTGAATGACATGAGGAGTACATCCGGGTATGTTTCTAATCTTGGATCAGGTGCAATCTATTGGTGTTCCAAGAAGTATCAAGTTGTGGCTCAATCAACTGTAGAAGCAGAATATATTGTTGCTGTTGTTACTGCTATTGTAAACCAAGCAATTTGGTTGAGAAATTTGCTTTATGATCTTAGTTTTGAGTAAGAAAGTGCCACTGTTCATTTGCGTGAGAATGAGTCAGCTATTGCCATTGCTGAAAATCCAATTCAGCATGGCAGAATAAAGCACATCAATGTGAAGTTTCATGCTATTCATGAGGTTAAGAAAAATTTGCTAATCAAGACGGaattttattattctgagatgcaGGTTGCTGATTTGATGACAAAGTCTCTTTTAAGGAATAGAATTTCTTTTCTCAAACGTGAGCTTGGTATGTCCAATATCAACCTCAAGGTGGAGTGTTGATATATTTTGAGGTTGATATTGGAAATCAAATATATGTTTTGTGTGTCAGTTGCTTTAGGCTTGCAGTAGTAACTATTAGTTGTTTTAAGTTCAGTTTTTCTGTTGtaagttttcttttaatttatgttttacgtTTTTTTTTTACTCTTGTGTTAAGCAacggtaaaacttttttttttttttttttaataaaaaggtTGTGTGTGTGAAAAGCTAAATAGATAGC from Gossypium arboreum isolate Shixiya-1 chromosome 1, ASM2569848v2, whole genome shotgun sequence harbors:
- the LOC108480550 gene encoding scarecrow-like protein 21, giving the protein MDSHQLFGYGVTGAGLSYSTFPSIPNRLFSSLKSDIGNSPNSPFFTPFDCDTNTTLSDSQEQHSSTENLSGLSPSCNSSLESNTYFHRLSPSLDCRSESLLFSSGGTSYTQDANSGHKVIYTLQELETALMAPDENEDLTTPSVSYGESSRPQTAGQRSRAWSQECQGSLALLPQTSFVSKHRQSTEVSHVEKRQKSIEDFSWRGIPPGNLKQLLIACAKVLSENNMDEFDKLIAKARGAVSISGEPIQRLGAYMVEGLVARKEASGSSIYRALHCREPEGKDLLSYMQVLYEICPYLKFGYMAANGAIAEACRTEDRIHIIDFQIGQGTQWMTLLQALAARPGGAPHVRITGIDDPLSKYARGGGLEAVKRRLEALSEKFSIPVEFQGMPVFAPDITRDMLDVRPGEALAVNFPLQLHHTPDESVDVNNPRDGLLRMVKSLSPKVTTLVEQESNTNTAPFLPRFIETLEYYLAMFESIDETLPRDRKERVNVEEHCLARDIVNIIACEGKERVERHELFGKWKSRLTMAGFRQYPLSSYVNSVIRGLLRCYSKHYTLVEKDGAMLLGWKDRNLISASAWHCDS